The Pseudomonas fluorescens genome includes a window with the following:
- a CDS encoding FKBP-type peptidyl-prolyl cis-trans isomerase has product MNEELQIIDLEQGDGKSVVKGALITTQYRGTLEDGTEFDSSYSRGKPFQCVIGTGRVIKGWDLGLMGMQVGGKRKLWVPAHLAYGERSMGAHIKPNANLIFEIELLEVLTRDD; this is encoded by the coding sequence ATGAATGAAGAACTGCAAATCATCGACCTGGAACAGGGCGATGGCAAAAGCGTAGTCAAAGGTGCGCTGATCACCACCCAATACCGCGGCACCCTCGAAGATGGCACCGAATTCGATTCGTCCTACAGTCGCGGCAAGCCGTTCCAATGCGTGATCGGCACCGGTCGCGTCATCAAGGGCTGGGATCTGGGCCTGATGGGCATGCAAGTCGGTGGCAAGCGCAAGTTGTGGGTGCCGGCGCACCTGGCCTACGGTGAGCGGTCCATGGGTGCCCACATCAAGCCCAACGCCAATCTGATCTTTGAAATCGAGTTGCTGGAAGTCCTGACCCGCGACGACTGA
- a CDS encoding DNA alkylation repair protein, giving the protein MTTSTTASPALKEIFNSARLEHIANEMRAVYPAFDAKAFLHMANDGLAELSVMQRMARVSECLHAVLPLGYEASLEVLRALAPRLNSMFVSMFLPHYVASYGRHRFDVSLDALKYFTRFGSSEFAVRHFLRDDLERTLKVMHDWALDANEHVRRLASEGSRPRLPWSFHLEPIQANPDLAAAILDTLKADDSLYVRKSVANHLNDVTKQHPDWVLDQIEGWPLQDRHTAWIARHALRSLIKQGNPRALGVIGVGGKAQVQVLDLQVTPAVIRLGEQVTLSFTVQSTLGQSQRLVIDYAVDYVKASGGTSAKVFKLKTFDLPAQGCVNLSRSQHIRELTTRKHYAGRHAVHLLVNGERLGSTAFDIVP; this is encoded by the coding sequence ATGACGACTTCGACCACTGCCTCCCCTGCCCTCAAGGAAATCTTCAACAGCGCCCGCCTGGAACACATCGCCAACGAAATGCGCGCGGTGTATCCGGCATTCGACGCCAAGGCGTTCTTGCACATGGCTAACGATGGGCTGGCCGAGTTATCGGTGATGCAGCGCATGGCCCGGGTCAGTGAGTGCCTGCATGCGGTACTGCCCCTCGGTTATGAAGCTTCGCTGGAAGTGCTGCGCGCCCTGGCCCCGCGTCTGAACAGCATGTTCGTCAGCATGTTCCTGCCACACTACGTGGCGTCTTATGGCCGGCATCGCTTCGACGTGTCTTTGGACGCGCTCAAGTATTTCACCCGGTTCGGCTCGTCGGAGTTCGCCGTGCGGCACTTCCTGCGCGATGACCTGGAACGCACCCTCAAGGTCATGCACGACTGGGCGCTGGACGCCAACGAGCACGTACGCCGCCTGGCCAGCGAAGGCAGCCGGCCACGCTTGCCGTGGTCGTTTCACCTGGAGCCGATCCAGGCCAACCCTGACCTCGCCGCCGCGATCCTCGACACGCTCAAGGCCGACGATAGCCTTTATGTGCGCAAATCCGTGGCCAACCACCTCAACGACGTCACCAAGCAGCATCCCGACTGGGTGCTGGACCAGATCGAAGGTTGGCCGCTGCAAGACCGCCACACGGCATGGATCGCCCGGCACGCGCTGCGCAGCCTGATCAAACAAGGCAACCCCAGGGCGTTGGGCGTCATCGGGGTCGGCGGCAAGGCGCAGGTCCAGGTGCTGGATTTGCAAGTGACGCCTGCGGTGATTCGCCTGGGGGAACAGGTCACGCTGTCCTTCACGGTGCAATCAACCCTCGGGCAGAGCCAACGCCTGGTGATCGACTATGCCGTCGACTACGTGAAAGCCTCGGGCGGCACCTCGGCCAAAGTCTTCAAGCTCAAGACCTTCGACCTGCCCGCCCAGGGTTGCGTCAACCTCAGCCGCTCCCAGCACATTCGCGAGTTGACCACCCGCAAACACTACGCGGGCCGGCATGCCGTGCACTTGCTGGTCAACGGCGAGCGACTTGGCAGCACGGCGTTCGACATCGTGCCTTGA
- a CDS encoding M4 family metallopeptidase has translation MFDSRPLHGFIPPYILNRIIAHGSEQQRSSALGTLTHVRSLRHNPGPPGNLPAAAKLPKPGKAGQPQRSVHDAQNSMELPGQPVRLEGQRASGDPAVDEAYDALGATYDFFWNVLGRDSIDNKGFALVGSVHYGQGYENAFWNGAQMVFGDGDGEIFQRFTRSLDVVAHELAHGVTESEAGLIYANQSGALNESISDVFGVLVKQFVLEQTADQADWLIGADLLTDKINGDGLRSMSNPGSAYDDPLLGKDPQPAHMREFVITREDNGGVHINSGIPNRAFYLVATTLGGFAWEKAGRIWYETLCDRRLANDASFSAFARLTVEHARQRFGTREVQAVQNGWAQVGVDLTQES, from the coding sequence ATGTTCGACTCTCGTCCGCTCCACGGTTTCATTCCGCCATACATCCTCAATCGCATCATCGCCCACGGCTCCGAACAGCAGCGCTCCAGCGCTCTCGGCACCTTGACCCACGTGCGCAGCCTACGGCACAACCCCGGCCCGCCCGGCAACCTTCCCGCCGCCGCGAAGCTGCCCAAGCCCGGCAAGGCCGGACAGCCGCAACGCAGCGTGCATGACGCCCAGAACAGCATGGAACTGCCCGGCCAGCCGGTCCGCCTGGAAGGCCAGCGGGCCAGTGGCGACCCGGCCGTGGACGAAGCCTACGACGCCCTCGGCGCCACTTATGATTTTTTCTGGAACGTGCTGGGGCGCGACTCCATCGACAATAAAGGCTTCGCCCTGGTGGGCAGCGTGCATTATGGCCAGGGCTATGAAAACGCCTTCTGGAACGGCGCGCAGATGGTGTTCGGCGACGGCGATGGTGAAATCTTCCAACGCTTCACCCGTTCCCTGGACGTGGTGGCCCACGAGCTGGCCCATGGCGTCACCGAAAGCGAAGCCGGGTTGATCTACGCCAACCAGTCCGGTGCGCTGAACGAATCCATCTCCGACGTGTTCGGTGTGCTGGTCAAGCAGTTCGTACTTGAACAGACCGCCGACCAAGCCGACTGGCTGATCGGCGCCGACCTGCTCACCGACAAGATCAACGGCGACGGCCTGCGCAGCATGTCCAACCCCGGCAGCGCCTACGATGACCCGTTGCTGGGCAAGGACCCACAACCGGCGCACATGCGCGAATTCGTCATTACCCGTGAAGACAACGGCGGCGTGCACATCAACTCGGGCATTCCCAACCGGGCCTTTTATCTGGTGGCGACCACGCTGGGCGGATTTGCCTGGGAAAAGGCCGGCCGGATCTGGTATGAAACCTTGTGCGACCGAAGATTGGCCAATGACGCGTCCTTCAGCGCCTTCGCCCGCCTGACCGTCGAGCACGCCCGCCAGCGCTTCGGCACGCGGGAAGTGCAAGCGGTACAGAACGGCTGGGCCCAGGTCGGCGTCGACCTGACACAGGAGAGCTGA
- a CDS encoding RcnB family protein, with protein MRKPSLIASLVLIAGLGALGPVAQAVEKTGDALEHSPSNGRRLVENDRVPADYQRADRAMKDWKQKELEQPTNEQQWVQIDDKYLLIETVSGAIVKIVPATR; from the coding sequence ATGCGCAAACCATCCCTGATCGCCAGCCTGGTCCTGATCGCCGGCCTTGGAGCCCTTGGGCCTGTTGCGCAAGCGGTCGAGAAAACCGGAGACGCCCTGGAGCATTCGCCGAGCAATGGCCGCAGGCTGGTGGAGAACGACCGGGTACCGGCGGACTACCAGCGCGCGGACAGGGCCATGAAAGACTGGAAACAGAAGGAACTCGAGCAACCGACAAACGAGCAGCAATGGGTGCAGATCGACGACAAATACCTGCTGATCGAAACCGTATCCGGCGCCATCGTCAAGATCGTGCCGGCCACACGCTAG
- a CDS encoding protealysin inhibitor emfourin produces MKTLPDLDDKAVVRLSRQGGVAAIHALTRPREIEFAQCDLDQRTRICSVLEGCLPLTSSTPGRGDQRFFQIEVRYRANDQDDEMVLQVPEDQAPGELVHLWDKGEVL; encoded by the coding sequence ATGAAAACCCTTCCAGACCTCGACGACAAAGCCGTGGTACGGCTGTCGCGCCAAGGTGGCGTGGCCGCCATCCATGCGCTGACCCGGCCACGGGAAATCGAATTCGCCCAGTGCGACCTCGACCAGCGCACGCGCATCTGTTCGGTCCTGGAGGGTTGCCTGCCATTGACGTCCTCCACGCCTGGGCGCGGCGACCAGCGTTTTTTCCAGATCGAGGTGCGCTATCGCGCCAACGACCAGGATGACGAGATGGTACTGCAGGTGCCTGAGGACCAGGCACCCGGCGAGCTGGTTCACCTGTGGGACAAGGGCGAAGTGCTCTAG